Proteins found in one Paenibacillus borealis genomic segment:
- a CDS encoding uridine kinase family protein, whose protein sequence is MDQELHRIAKWISGQAARVIVGISGHGASGKTTFAHNLISLVGQEKVNYMNTDPYIIGSDLRRYAMIDYEYNNEHHRDKMTACHPAAHNVAALERDIRMLRDGLDLYTIGTHYSKSTLLSSDNKINIVEGMSVAFTDPSLYDLKVYLYTDGETELRRRGIRDVAERGTDIQYLMKSHEQRRIQYDLFMHPYHEKFDIVIRNQD, encoded by the coding sequence ATGGATCAGGAATTACACAGAATAGCCAAATGGATTAGCGGTCAGGCTGCGAGGGTCATCGTTGGAATCTCCGGTCATGGTGCATCGGGAAAAACGACGTTTGCCCATAATCTGATCAGTCTTGTGGGGCAGGAGAAAGTGAATTATATGAATACCGACCCCTACATTATCGGATCAGATCTTAGACGGTACGCAATGATCGACTACGAATACAACAATGAACATCATCGCGATAAAATGACGGCCTGTCACCCTGCTGCCCATAACGTGGCTGCTTTGGAGAGAGACATCCGTATGCTGCGGGACGGCTTGGACCTGTATACCATCGGTACGCATTATAGCAAGAGTACGCTGTTATCTTCTGACAACAAGATTAATATTGTAGAAGGCATGAGCGTGGCTTTTACGGACCCAAGTCTGTATGATCTCAAAGTCTACTTATATACGGATGGGGAGACCGAGCTTAGGCGAAGGGGAATCCGTGATGTGGCTGAGCGGGGGACAGATATTCAGTATTTAATGAAGTCCCATGAACAGCGCAGAATTCAGTATGATTTATTCATGCATCCTTATCATGAGAAGTTCGATATTGTGATCAGAAATCAAGATTAA
- a CDS encoding S-layer homology domain-containing protein, translating into MFIQKSVRKKVIAGVLAVCLAILPAGAAFAGNVSDLSGNWAKEHISKWMDQGLISGYPDGEFKPDHPVTRAELTVLINRAFGFTETKKVNFSDITSSKWYYSSILQANAAGYVQGYADGTFKPDQKINRQEMAVIISKLLKLTASAAAPEFKDIAGSPDWSKSAIRAVSEQGIMTGSGDGNFRPLADATRAETVVILDRALALLNEDSGEYVIIYETPGTYGPLSGISEVDSDVVISVPGITLRNMNITGNLLLGEGIAEGDVKLQNVTVRGSTAIEGGGANSIHLADSTLVSVRIDKKDGTVRVVAEGKTIINNLQLQSAAAVESLTGAEISTLTLSPEIPADARILLTGSFKAVIILASQLNIEISGGTVEAVNVDKTAGSNKLANSSIIKSMTMNAGIQISGKGNIGNAVVNASGITIENAPGKITLGSDVPADVKVNIAGSDKTVAASSATPTAAVLVGGGGGGGGSAAETTAPTATPTAAPTEEPTAAPTVAPTPVPTAKPTPIPTAKPTPVATAAATPVSSATPTAATSPSPLPSAMPTAVTSPSPSPSPSAIPTAVTSPSPSPLPSFPGPIPTPWSTVAPTPPIVDHGVVKGGIKRADGKAADSGILYLERDSDHMIYSAALTNGEFSIDLPDGPYKIYSMRSTTTQEIISLYYMFYVMNGKADREVHILIPEQQAGTMQYSDGTAVEDGNIIVESLDSGPLAWYSAEIHEGKFNFHLPDGHYNVEVLIYGETNKQLTINHSFEVIDGKSNLNITLPPKIEGSISFVDGSPIYDGWLEIRATDALNYGIYRVPVAAGKFNLYLPDGDYNILTLNTDEAKTIDLRTQIKIVNGEPAAGPIDIKVPLAISGKIYNEDGTPFANGVLMITEVGTASPLLYATTIKNGLFDFYLPEGSYRVLILAEKMYSSYNNRFPYYSFSVQDGQSNPHELVINLPANNVTGSLKYDDGTPLPDGYIELGSGLGGKDYLKTVELKNGVFGADFPDGEYDVFMYWDAEHRNRIEINCKFKVEEGLLVDPLNITLAKEE; encoded by the coding sequence TTGTTCATTCAAAAAAGTGTAAGAAAAAAAGTAATCGCAGGGGTACTCGCTGTATGTCTTGCTATATTGCCTGCAGGTGCAGCTTTTGCGGGTAATGTATCGGATCTCAGCGGAAATTGGGCGAAGGAGCACATCAGTAAGTGGATGGATCAAGGTCTGATCTCCGGCTACCCGGATGGTGAATTTAAGCCGGATCATCCGGTCACCCGGGCTGAATTAACGGTTTTGATTAATAGGGCTTTTGGATTTACTGAAACGAAAAAAGTTAATTTTAGCGATATCACCAGCAGTAAGTGGTATTATTCAAGTATTTTACAGGCCAATGCCGCGGGTTACGTTCAGGGCTATGCGGATGGGACCTTTAAGCCGGACCAGAAGATTAACCGTCAAGAAATGGCTGTTATCATCAGTAAATTGCTCAAGCTGACAGCATCGGCTGCGGCTCCTGAGTTTAAGGATATTGCCGGAAGTCCGGATTGGAGCAAAAGTGCTATCCGGGCTGTAAGCGAACAAGGTATCATGACAGGTTCCGGTGATGGGAATTTCCGCCCGCTCGCTGATGCAACCCGGGCGGAGACGGTAGTAATTTTGGATAGGGCTCTAGCCTTGCTAAATGAAGATTCCGGGGAATATGTAATCATCTATGAAACGCCAGGCACCTATGGCCCGCTGTCAGGAATTTCGGAAGTAGACAGTGATGTAGTGATCAGCGTGCCGGGTATCACTCTCCGCAATATGAATATAACCGGAAATCTGCTGCTGGGAGAAGGCATAGCGGAAGGTGATGTGAAGCTCCAAAATGTAACAGTTAGAGGCAGTACTGCGATTGAAGGCGGCGGGGCGAATAGTATTCATCTTGCGGATTCTACACTGGTTTCAGTACGTATAGACAAGAAGGATGGCACTGTAAGAGTGGTTGCTGAAGGAAAGACAATCATTAATAACCTTCAGCTGCAGTCTGCTGCTGCCGTTGAATCCCTAACCGGTGCTGAGATCAGTACCCTCACGTTATCACCTGAAATTCCAGCGGATGCCCGCATCCTGTTGACCGGCAGCTTCAAGGCTGTAATTATTCTTGCATCACAACTGAACATTGAAATCAGCGGGGGCACTGTAGAGGCAGTCAATGTTGATAAAACAGCGGGCAGTAATAAATTGGCCAATAGCAGCATTATCAAGTCTATGACAATGAACGCCGGTATACAAATTTCAGGTAAAGGTAATATCGGGAATGCGGTAGTCAACGCTTCGGGCATTACAATAGAGAATGCTCCAGGGAAAATTACCCTGGGCAGCGATGTTCCGGCAGATGTGAAAGTGAATATAGCCGGTTCTGATAAAACGGTTGCTGCGTCTTCTGCAACTCCAACAGCGGCCGTATTAGTTGGCGGCGGAGGCGGCGGAGGCGGCAGCGCGGCAGAAACAACAGCGCCAACAGCTACACCCACGGCAGCGCCAACGGAGGAACCAACAGCAGCACCAACCGTGGCACCAACGCCGGTACCAACAGCGAAACCAACGCCGATACCAACAGCGAAGCCAACGCCGGTAGCAACAGCGGCAGCAACGCCGGTGTCATCAGCGACACCAACAGCAGCTACTTCGCCGTCACCGTTGCCATCGGCAATGCCGACAGCGGTGACCTCACCGTCACCGTCGCCATCACCATCGGCAATACCAACAGCGGTGACTTCACCGTCACCATCGCCATTACCATCATTCCCGGGGCCGATACCTACACCGTGGTCAACGGTGGCACCCACACCGCCCATTGTAGATCATGGTGTTGTAAAAGGGGGCATTAAGCGCGCAGACGGGAAAGCTGCCGATTCAGGCATCTTGTACTTAGAACGGGATAGCGATCATATGATTTACAGCGCTGCACTGACGAACGGGGAATTCTCTATAGATTTGCCGGATGGGCCGTACAAGATTTACTCCATGCGTTCCACAACTACACAAGAGATTATTTCACTCTACTATATGTTTTACGTTATGAATGGCAAGGCAGATAGAGAGGTGCATATTCTCATTCCTGAGCAGCAGGCAGGCACGATGCAGTATTCGGACGGGACCGCAGTTGAGGATGGAAATATTATTGTAGAGAGCTTAGACAGCGGACCGCTTGCCTGGTATAGTGCCGAAATCCATGAAGGTAAGTTTAACTTTCATTTGCCGGACGGTCATTATAATGTAGAAGTCTTAATCTATGGCGAAACCAACAAACAATTAACAATTAATCATTCGTTTGAAGTCATTGACGGGAAAAGCAATCTGAATATAACATTGCCACCCAAAATTGAAGGAAGCATTAGCTTCGTGGATGGTTCCCCGATTTACGATGGCTGGCTGGAAATTAGAGCTACGGATGCTCTGAATTACGGAATTTATAGGGTCCCTGTGGCTGCAGGCAAGTTTAATCTTTATTTGCCGGATGGCGACTATAACATTCTGACGTTAAACACTGACGAGGCAAAAACTATAGATTTGCGTACACAGATAAAGATTGTTAATGGTGAACCTGCCGCCGGACCGATTGACATCAAGGTACCTTTGGCGATATCAGGCAAGATCTATAATGAGGACGGAACTCCGTTTGCTAATGGGGTATTAATGATTACAGAGGTTGGCACTGCTTCACCGCTTCTGTATGCAACAACGATTAAGAATGGCCTGTTTGATTTCTATCTGCCTGAAGGCTCATACCGGGTACTTATTTTAGCTGAGAAAATGTACTCATCCTATAACAACAGATTCCCGTACTACAGTTTCTCGGTGCAGGATGGTCAGTCTAATCCGCATGAGCTTGTAATTAATTTGCCAGCTAATAATGTTACCGGTTCACTGAAATATGATGATGGGACCCCGCTGCCGGATGGCTATATTGAATTAGGCAGTGGTCTTGGCGGTAAGGATTATCTCAAAACGGTTGAGCTGAAAAACGGGGTTTTCGGTGCGGATTTTCCGGATGGGGAATACGATGTATTCATGTATTGGGATGCCGAGCATCGCAATAGAATTGAAATAAATTGTAAATTTAAAGTTGAAGAGGGCCTGCTTGTGGATCCCCTGAACATTACTTTGGCTAAGGAAGAATAA
- a CDS encoding bifunctional glycosyltransferase family 2/GtrA family protein, which translates to MTILIPAYEPDERLLDLIEQLNEYPLGPIVLVDDGSGPAYRAIFERAAAFGCTLLTHKTNLGKGAALKTGFRHIQGAGMHGNVICADSDGQHLPHDIKRIAETLLLQSKPGIVLGSRRFSGTIPLRSRFGNSVTRSVFALTTGTKIYDTQTGLRGFPFQMLDWLCRIPGERFEYEMNMLLTAHKEGYTITEEYIDTVYLEDNKSSHFRPLIDSFRIYLPILMFSTSSLISGLLDFVLLFLFQSLTHNLFLAVAAARLCSSIFNYSVNRKYVFAGGQKSRLQSLPKYFSLVVLVLMFNYGLLYFYNEKLIIPLVAAKILTEISIFIFSYWAQRKFVY; encoded by the coding sequence ATGACGATATTAATACCGGCCTATGAGCCAGACGAACGGCTGCTGGATTTAATTGAGCAGCTGAACGAATACCCGCTAGGACCCATTGTACTGGTCGATGACGGCAGCGGCCCGGCTTACCGCGCAATCTTCGAGCGGGCTGCGGCATTCGGCTGCACCCTCCTGACCCATAAGACCAATCTCGGCAAAGGTGCCGCCCTCAAAACAGGCTTCCGTCATATTCAGGGAGCCGGCATGCACGGTAATGTGATCTGCGCCGATAGTGACGGGCAGCATCTGCCCCATGACATCAAGCGGATTGCCGAGACGCTGCTGCTTCAGAGTAAGCCGGGGATTGTGCTCGGGAGCCGGCGGTTCAGCGGAACCATTCCGCTGCGCAGCCGCTTCGGGAACTCGGTGACACGGTCAGTCTTCGCACTCACGACCGGCACCAAAATCTATGATACCCAGACCGGCCTGCGCGGCTTCCCGTTCCAGATGCTGGACTGGCTGTGCCGGATTCCCGGCGAACGGTTCGAATATGAGATGAACATGCTGCTGACCGCCCACAAAGAGGGCTATACCATTACTGAGGAGTATATCGATACGGTCTATCTGGAAGATAATAAATCCTCCCACTTCCGCCCGCTGATCGACTCCTTCCGGATCTACCTGCCGATTCTGATGTTTAGCACTTCCTCGCTGATCTCAGGGCTGCTGGACTTCGTACTGCTGTTCCTGTTCCAGAGCCTGACCCACAACCTGTTTCTGGCTGTCGCAGCCGCAAGATTATGCAGTTCAATCTTCAACTACTCGGTAAACCGGAAGTATGTATTTGCCGGCGGCCAAAAATCACGGCTCCAGTCGCTGCCGAAGTATTTCTCCCTCGTCGTCCTTGTGCTGATGTTCAATTACGGCCTGCTCTACTTCTATAATGAGAAGCTGATTATCCCGCTGGTTGCAGCCAAGATTCTGACGGAAATCTCGATCTTCATATTCAGCTATTGGGCACAGCGGAAGTTTGTATACTGA
- a CDS encoding phosphodiester glycosidase family protein: MKSRNTRNTGNTATRTSKRKLLIIILVILLGIGAVVYRLADRYLIEHVEVVVADDTAGTAGTGSTGTTTAAATADVNATSDDWSYSSDNIQVKIDQVQTGTGSDQITYFVADVVLKDAASLRSAFADNSFGTNITEDTSEIASSNNAIFAINGDYYGFREDGVIIRNGTVYRDDPVRDAMALFADGTMQTYDEEEVSSSELLAEGATNTLSFGPILIQDGKIVSDFSSVKIDNNFGNRSIQNANPRTAIGMIAPNHYVFVVVDGRKEGYSRGMTLAELADVMEGLGATEAYNLDGGGSSTMYFMGRVVNNPLGKNQERGVSDILYIKE; this comes from the coding sequence ATGAAGTCACGCAACACACGCAATACAGGCAACACAGCAACCCGTACCAGCAAACGAAAATTATTGATTATTATCCTCGTAATCCTCCTGGGCATTGGCGCAGTGGTATATCGTCTGGCAGACCGTTATCTGATTGAGCATGTTGAGGTCGTCGTCGCAGACGATACCGCCGGAACCGCTGGTACCGGCAGCACAGGCACAACAACAGCAGCCGCAACAGCTGACGTGAATGCAACATCGGATGACTGGAGCTACAGCAGTGACAATATCCAGGTCAAGATTGACCAGGTGCAGACAGGAACAGGTTCAGACCAGATCACTTATTTTGTCGCAGATGTGGTCCTGAAGGATGCCGCAAGCCTGCGCTCCGCATTCGCCGACAACAGCTTCGGGACGAACATCACAGAGGATACTTCGGAAATTGCCTCCAGTAATAATGCAATCTTCGCCATTAACGGCGATTACTACGGCTTCCGGGAAGACGGGGTGATTATCCGCAATGGAACCGTATATCGTGACGATCCGGTGCGGGATGCGATGGCTCTGTTCGCAGACGGAACGATGCAGACCTATGACGAGGAGGAAGTTTCTTCGTCTGAGCTGCTGGCTGAAGGGGCTACGAACACCTTGTCCTTCGGACCGATTCTGATACAGGACGGCAAGATCGTCAGTGATTTCAGCAGTGTCAAAATCGACAACAATTTCGGCAACCGTTCCATTCAAAACGCCAATCCCCGGACCGCCATTGGCATGATTGCCCCGAACCACTACGTGTTCGTTGTAGTTGACGGACGCAAGGAAGGCTACAGCCGCGGAATGACCCTTGCCGAGCTTGCTGATGTGATGGAAGGCCTCGGAGCTACAGAAGCCTACAATCTGGACGGCGGCGGTTCCTCCACCATGTACTTCATGGGCCGGGTCGTGAATAATCCGCTGGGCAAAAACCAGGAACGCGGCGTCAGCGACATACTTTATATTAAGGAGTGA
- a CDS encoding DUF4362 domain-containing protein: MKLTSVSKSLRKLRIPAVLFRRLAVAALPLLLLLALATGCSLFERGGSSAISHKIDQEEDVISSNGGVISNLDKLDSFMERGSGSQRIVQYTIEGDPIFIETRYEGGRLELSYDTTEDAFGPREVKTYSCDKLVRTEEKHQLKYSLKGCGEDMGDGDLLTVDFDLGRQDKFEFILKYGFNHRNEINTVNQNLVKDMLDGTVIEISDYGLPVEDRQSIYRKLVLSNYLGEKQLSTSCNLKPYQSYDLTVLINSAERHYAWSECDTGRDGKVMTEAAEYIIGLVEAGDSFLQLPAATGSVK; this comes from the coding sequence GTGAAATTAACATCCGTCTCAAAATCATTGCGCAAGCTGAGAATACCGGCTGTACTGTTCAGAAGGCTGGCCGTGGCGGCACTTCCGCTTCTGCTTCTGCTGGCCCTCGCTACAGGATGCTCGTTATTTGAGCGGGGCGGCTCATCCGCCATCAGTCACAAGATTGACCAGGAAGAGGACGTCATATCCTCTAACGGCGGCGTAATCAGCAATTTGGACAAGCTGGACAGTTTCATGGAACGGGGAAGCGGCAGCCAGCGGATAGTGCAGTATACTATTGAAGGCGACCCGATCTTTATTGAAACGCGGTATGAAGGCGGACGGCTGGAACTGAGTTATGATACCACTGAGGACGCCTTCGGCCCCCGTGAAGTGAAGACTTACAGCTGTGATAAGCTTGTACGGACGGAGGAGAAGCATCAGTTGAAGTACTCCCTGAAGGGCTGCGGGGAAGATATGGGGGATGGTGATTTACTCACTGTTGACTTCGATCTGGGCCGGCAGGATAAATTTGAATTTATCCTCAAATACGGGTTTAATCACAGGAATGAGATCAATACGGTGAATCAGAACCTGGTAAAAGATATGCTGGACGGTACTGTCATCGAAATCAGCGATTATGGCTTGCCGGTTGAAGACCGGCAGAGCATTTACCGGAAGCTGGTGCTGTCCAATTACCTGGGGGAGAAGCAGCTTAGCACAAGCTGCAACCTCAAGCCGTATCAGAGCTATGATCTGACGGTGCTGATTAATAGTGCCGAGCGGCATTATGCCTGGAGTGAGTGTGATACCGGCAGGGACGGCAAGGTGATGACGGAGGCCGCAGAATACATTATCGGTCTTGTAGAGGCCGGAGACAGCTTCTTACAGCTGCCTGCTGCTACAGGCAGCGTCAAATAG
- a CDS encoding response regulator transcription factor: protein MQQRVLLIEDDEAISEMVGSYLTKEGYEVETAFDGEAAVKKFLGGPSYDLVLLDLMLPKRSGTDVLQMIRSGSLVPVLIMSAKDSDVDKALGLGFGADDYITKPFSMIELAARVKAAIRRAGYAASGSQAAAGSLAPAYEEQQPKSKVITLRGLTVDLDNFSAQKNGEEVKLTAKEFHILKLFVSSPGRVFTKAQIYSLVWEDDYFGDENVINVHMRRLREKIEDDPSHPEYIKTLWGIGYKLGDMLQ, encoded by the coding sequence ATGCAACAGCGGGTGCTGCTGATTGAGGATGATGAGGCAATCAGCGAAATGGTAGGTTCATATTTAACTAAAGAGGGCTATGAGGTGGAGACTGCATTTGACGGGGAGGCAGCGGTGAAGAAGTTTCTGGGCGGTCCCTCATATGATCTGGTCCTGCTGGACCTGATGCTGCCTAAGCGCAGCGGCACGGATGTGCTGCAGATGATCCGCAGCGGGAGCCTTGTGCCGGTGCTGATCATGTCGGCGAAGGACAGTGATGTAGATAAGGCGCTGGGGCTTGGCTTCGGCGCAGATGATTATATTACGAAGCCGTTCTCGATGATTGAGCTGGCAGCGCGGGTAAAGGCGGCGATCCGCAGGGCCGGATATGCAGCATCAGGGAGCCAGGCTGCCGCCGGCAGTCTGGCGCCCGCCTACGAGGAGCAGCAGCCGAAATCGAAGGTGATTACGCTGCGCGGACTAACGGTCGATCTGGACAACTTCTCGGCGCAGAAGAACGGGGAAGAAGTGAAGCTGACCGCCAAGGAGTTCCATATCCTGAAGCTGTTTGTCAGCAGCCCCGGGCGGGTGTTCACCAAGGCGCAGATTTACAGTCTGGTGTGGGAGGATGACTACTTCGGCGATGAGAATGTAATTAATGTACATATGCGCAGACTGCGCGAGAAGATTGAAGATGATCCGTCCCACCCTGAATATATCAAAACGCTGTGGGGCATCGGCTATAAGCTCGGAGATATGCTGCAATGA
- a CDS encoding sensor histidine kinase, which translates to MTALFIILIALLLLVIVLQVMNSRHHARQLKYIHAKLESIVERGSHERLLLMSNSPELQLLLTDLNRLLDVNHKGAVERAKLEKSMRSMLANISHDLKTPLTVVLGYIETLLHDEDMPAEEQERILRTIHAKAGEVITLMNRFFDLAKLESGDRDIPLSRVELGEVCRRNILAFYDILSAKGADVQIELPDEPLYMMGNDDALDRVLSNLLSNAIAYGDAGGVLGLKLYSGAGQVYIEVWDRGKGIAEGHEDKVFERLYTLEDSRNRDYQGSGLGLTITKRLTEQMNGSISLSSKPYVRTAFTLSFQRLTF; encoded by the coding sequence ATGACAGCCTTGTTCATTATACTTATTGCCCTGCTTCTGCTGGTCATTGTACTGCAGGTAATGAATTCGCGGCACCATGCACGCCAGCTGAAGTACATTCATGCCAAGCTGGAGAGTATTGTGGAGCGCGGCTCGCATGAACGTCTGCTGCTGATGAGCAACAGCCCGGAGCTGCAGCTCCTGCTGACTGATCTGAACCGGCTGCTGGATGTTAATCACAAGGGAGCAGTAGAGCGGGCCAAGCTGGAGAAATCTATGCGCAGTATGCTGGCTAACATTTCCCATGACCTGAAGACACCGCTGACGGTAGTGCTGGGATATATCGAGACGCTGCTTCATGATGAAGACATGCCTGCCGAAGAGCAGGAACGCATACTGCGGACTATCCATGCCAAGGCTGGGGAAGTCATTACGCTGATGAACCGTTTCTTTGATCTGGCTAAGCTGGAGTCCGGGGACCGGGATATCCCGCTGTCGCGGGTGGAGCTGGGTGAGGTCTGCCGCAGGAACATTCTCGCCTTCTACGATATTCTCAGTGCCAAAGGCGCGGATGTGCAGATCGAGCTACCGGATGAGCCGCTCTATATGATGGGCAACGATGATGCGCTGGACCGGGTGTTGTCGAATCTGTTGTCGAACGCTATTGCCTACGGCGATGCCGGAGGGGTGCTGGGGCTGAAGCTGTATAGCGGGGCCGGTCAGGTGTACATAGAAGTATGGGACCGGGGCAAAGGCATTGCCGAAGGCCATGAGGATAAGGTGTTCGAGCGGCTGTATACGCTGGAGGATTCGCGCAACCGCGACTACCAGGGCAGCGGCCTGGGACTGACGATCACCAAGCGGCTTACCGAGCAAATGAACGGCAGTATTTCCTTAAGCAGCAAGCCGTATGTCCGGACGGCTTTTACGCTCTCTTTTCAGCGGCTGACCTTCTGA
- a CDS encoding ABC transporter ATP-binding protein, producing the protein MTTILRTWDLTKVYEDKEIVRSVNMEIKQGEIYGFLGPNGAGKTTVMKMITNLVKPTAGEIEFFGDKMTHRSYEMLKRMGSIIEYPVFYDRLSARENLALHGEYMGYYDVKAMEEALELVKLSTVDKKPVKQFSLGMKQRLGIARAVMTKPELLILDEPINGLDPLGIKELREVFRMLSREYGMTLLISSHILGEIEQIADTIGVIREGVLVEQLAMDTIRNQHTQYIELITGACTKAVYILEHKLGLTNYKVLDPRTIRIYDDIPQLELSKALAEANVELESMSKKHHSLEDHFVELMGGAVNA; encoded by the coding sequence ATGACAACGATACTCCGGACATGGGATTTAACCAAGGTCTATGAGGATAAGGAAATTGTACGCAGCGTGAATATGGAGATCAAGCAGGGTGAAATTTACGGGTTCCTGGGACCTAACGGCGCCGGTAAAACGACGGTGATGAAAATGATTACGAATCTGGTAAAGCCGACGGCGGGCGAGATTGAATTCTTCGGCGACAAAATGACCCACCGCTCTTATGAAATGCTGAAGCGTATGGGCAGCATTATTGAATATCCGGTGTTCTATGACAGGCTGAGTGCCCGCGAGAACCTGGCGCTGCATGGTGAGTACATGGGATATTATGATGTCAAAGCGATGGAGGAAGCGCTGGAGCTGGTGAAGCTGAGCACGGTGGATAAGAAACCGGTGAAGCAGTTCTCCCTGGGGATGAAACAGCGGCTGGGTATTGCCAGAGCGGTGATGACCAAGCCGGAGCTGCTCATTCTGGATGAACCGATCAACGGGCTGGACCCGCTCGGCATCAAGGAGCTGCGCGAGGTGTTCCGCATGCTGAGCCGGGAATACGGCATGACCCTGCTGATCTCCAGCCACATTCTCGGCGAGATCGAGCAGATTGCCGACACGATCGGCGTGATCCGCGAAGGCGTACTGGTGGAACAGTTGGCGATGGATACGATCCGTAACCAGCATACACAGTACATTGAGCTGATTACTGGAGCGTGCACGAAGGCCGTCTACATCCTGGAACATAAGCTAGGCTTAACTAATTATAAAGTGCTCGACCCGCGCACCATCCGGATCTATGATGATATTCCGCAGCTGGAGCTGAGCAAAGCCCTGGCCGAAGCAAATGTGGAGCTGGAGAGTATGAGCAAGAAGCATCATTCGCTGGAAGATCATTTTGTGGAACTGATGGGGGGTGCTGTCAATGCTTAA
- a CDS encoding ABC transporter permease, with protein MLKLIRLELRKSQFKFLKSVLIADLAILGFMSLIVFTSMNEGDFSTFADIFEGVFILVKAIFIIFASVLLSKLVIDEYKNNTITVLFMYPVPRKMLMAAKLIIVFLFTFISIFLSDIIISGILAGIDYFVPGVIQGTLTQELITANLLKAGTDALYAAGIGLIPLYFGMRRKSVPATIVSAVLIVMLISSGFGSFRMGNMIGFSLTLALAGMAIAYLSIRNIEHQDVA; from the coding sequence ATGCTTAAGCTGATTCGATTGGAGCTGCGCAAGAGCCAATTCAAATTTCTCAAAAGTGTGCTGATTGCAGATCTGGCCATTCTCGGCTTTATGAGCCTTATAGTGTTTACGTCGATGAATGAAGGGGACTTCAGTACGTTTGCTGATATCTTCGAAGGTGTATTCATTTTGGTAAAAGCAATCTTTATCATCTTTGCTTCTGTTCTGCTCAGCAAGCTGGTCATTGACGAGTATAAGAACAATACCATTACTGTGCTGTTCATGTACCCGGTTCCGCGCAAAATGCTGATGGCCGCAAAGCTAATCATTGTCTTCCTGTTCACCTTCATCAGCATCTTCCTTTCGGATATTATAATCAGCGGCATTCTCGCAGGCATTGATTATTTCGTGCCCGGCGTGATTCAGGGAACGCTGACACAGGAGCTGATCACCGCAAACCTGCTGAAAGCCGGGACGGATGCGCTCTACGCGGCGGGCATCGGACTGATTCCGTTATACTTCGGGATGCGCCGGAAATCCGTACCGGCTACCATTGTCTCCGCCGTTCTGATTGTCATGCTGATCTCATCGGGCTTCGGGAGCTTCCGTATGGGCAATATGATCGGGTTCTCGCTTACGCTGGCTCTCGCCGGTATGGCCATCGCCTATCTGTCGATCCGGAACATCGAGCATCAGGACGTGGCTTAG